A region from the Tachysurus vachellii isolate PV-2020 chromosome 25, HZAU_Pvac_v1, whole genome shotgun sequence genome encodes:
- the mak gene encoding serine/threonine-protein kinase MAK isoform X6, producing MGPELVKIADFGLAREIRSRPPYTDYVSTRWYRAPEVLLRSSVYSSPIDMWAVGCIMAELYTLRPLFPGNSEVDEIFKICQVLGTVKKTDWLEGHQLAASMNFRFPQCVPTPLKTLIPNASNEALTLMKDLLHWDPKKRPTAVQALRYPYFQVGQVLGQRAQTPDLCKSQVKTHPSEIKSELQSASEPVLHSQTKDHGRNSHQPLQPISLPQAPVQASHQADPLALNTQKRNMGNENSLMGLKSGRRRWGQIKISDSWDELYPSDTAAFNSSKPSMGVEESKDHKPMYTFTNVTKLPGSIKSNSSLQSTCSARQHYLRQSRYLPGLISKSSSTSMEKEPQMDLLDNWSTHPKKRLAPMCQKDAEDSSINVSHKPRERIQEKLEQPKEEGGWNSWPEGTAYTSWEPASTSGWVEKKNSIKRDKLLSSGEKLWQHPPSCSSCATCSWSSGLGSEVRKPPVAHLQIFMASTFANHNVSIFSSRSFFSVSNLTVQIVL from the exons ATGGGTCCTGAACTGGTGAAAATAGCGGACTTTGGTCTGGCCAGAGAGATCCGTTCCCGTCCTCCCTATACTGACTATGTCTCCACACGATG gtatCGAGCTCCAGAGGTGCTTTTGAGGTCATCTGTGTACAGCTCTCCTATAGACATGTGGGCAGTTGGCTGCATTATGGCAGAGCTCTACACCTTACGACCTCTTTTCCCTGGCAACAGTGAGGTTGATGAGATCTTCAAGATCTGCCAGGTTCTTGGCACAGTAAAGAAG ACAGACTGGCTGGAGGGTCATCAGCTGGCTGCATCAATGAACTTCCGCTTTCCTCAGTGTGTTCCCACACCTCTAAAAACCCTCATCCCCAATGCCAGCAATGAGGCTCTGACCCTAATGAAGGATTTGCTGCATTGGGACCCAAAAAAGAGGCCAACTGCTGTGCAG GCACTCAGGTACCCCTATTTTCAAGTGGGCCAGGTGTTGGGACAGCGGGCTCAAACACCTGACCTTTGTAAGTCACAGGTGAAAACTCATCCCAGTGAGATCAAATCTGAGCTGCAGTCAGCCTCTGAGCCAGTTCTGCACTCTCAGACCAAGGACCACGGAAGGAATTCCCATCAGCCCCTACAGCCTATCTCCCTGCCTCAGGCCCCCGTTCAGGCTTCCCACCAAGCTGATCCTCTAGCACTCAATACACAAAAG AGGAATATGGGAAATGAAAACAGCTTGATGGGACTGAAAAGTGGGCGGAGACGCTGGGGACAGATCAAAATCTCTGACAGCTGGGATGAGTTATATCCTTCAGACACAGCTGCATTCAACTCCAGTAAACCCAGCATGGGAGTGGAAGA GTCAAAAGACCACAAGCCTATGTACACTTTTACCAACGTTACAAAGCTACCAGGCAGCATCAAATCAAACTCCAGTCTGCAAAGCACCTGCTCAGCCCGACAGCATTACCTACGGCAATCAAGATACCTGCCTG GTTTGATAAGTAAAAGCTCTTCAACATCTATGGAAAAGGAACCCCAGATGGACCTGTTGGACAACTGGTCAACACATCCAAAGAAACGGCTTGCTCCCATGTGTCAGAAGG ATGCAGAGGACAGCAGCATTAATGTTTCACATAAGCCCAGAGAAAGGATACAAGAAAAACTTGAACAGCCTAAAG AAGAAGGAGGTTGGAACAGTTGGCCAGAGGGTACAGCTTACACCAGTTGGGAACCAGCAAGCAC ATCTGGATGGGTGGAAAAAAAGAACTCAATTAAAAGAGACAAGCTACTCAGTTCTGGGGAAAAACTCTGGCAACATCCTCCCTCGTGCAGCTCCTGTGCAACCTGTTCATGGTCGAGTGGACTGGGTAGCGAAGTACGGAAGCCACCGGTAGCACATCTACAAATCTTTATGGCTTCAACTTTTGCTAACCATAATGTTTCCATCTTCTCTAGCAGATCGTTTTTTAGTGTATCAAACCTCACTGTGCAAATTGTTTTGTAg